In Ostrinia nubilalis chromosome 10, ilOstNubi1.1, whole genome shotgun sequence, a single genomic region encodes these proteins:
- the LOC135075478 gene encoding early endosome antigen 1-like: MCANYEKQLVAEQAAADAARDRAHKRDTALKLATEELEGVRSLHDETVRAWHAERAAAASTLQALQAAVGEAQATLLERAASARDAESRALHAVTTLTVHRETLQKKLDSLERDNAYLIGQYTKKAAELQNEFIDLPDNVEELQELALRLREQMIVCAVGREEAARAEHELRAQLLEHTRLLHQHDAALAAARAEHSDARWEHTVTGATGAEHELLEHTRLLHQHDAALAAARAEHSDARWEHTVTGATGAEHELLEHTRLLHQHDAALAAARAEHSDARWEHTVTGATGAEHELLEHTRLLHQHDAALAAARAEHSDARWEHTVTGATGAEHELLEHTRLLHQHDAALAAARAEHSDARWEHTVTGATGAEHELLEHTRLLHQHDAALAAARAEHSDARWEHTVTGATGAEHELLEHTRLLHQHDAALAAARAEHSDARWDILAWLPWGVRTRRTHAPITRQDSERILLCFLLFSTDFKKRRRKELEQLQTERGQLSELGDKLRAANDLTEQLLDDKRRLAAEAAELRGRVGALQQELDNSEKVQQDFVRLSQSLQVQLQRIREADTEVRWQHDDDVSECPACRAPLPNNKKKVHCRHCGRIFCAACASHQVPAGPRRTPARVCSVCRTLLQPHTAPYFSTEPPHSPA; this comes from the exons ATGTGCGCCAACTACGAGAAGCAGCTGGTGGCCGAGCAggccgccgccgacgccgcgcgCGACCGCGCCCACAAGCGAGACACCGCGCTCAAGCTG GCAACCGAGGAGCTAGAAGGCGTGCGCTCGCTACACGATGAAACAGTACGAGCGTGGCACGCCGAGCGCGCCGCGGCCGCGTCCACGCTGCAAGCGCTGCAGGCCGCTGTGGGCGAGGCGCAGGCCACGCTGCTGGAGCGCGCTGCCAGCGCTCGCGACGCCGAAAGCCGCGCGCTACACGCCGTCACCACGCTCACGGTACACCGCGAGACGCTGCAGAAGAAGCTGGACAG TTTAGAAAGGGACAACGCGTACCTCATCGGCCAGTACACGAAGAAAGCGGCGGAATTACAGAACGAATTTATAGATCTCCCGGATAACGTCGAG GAACTACAAGAGCTGGCACTGCGCTTGCGCGAGCAGATGATTGTTTGCGCGGTCGGGCGCGAGGAGGCCGCGCGCGCCGAGCACGAGCTGCGCGCGCAGTTGTTAGAGCACACGCGCCTGCTGCACCAGCACGACGCCGCGctggccgccgcgcgcgccgagCACAGCGACGCCAGGTGGGAGCACACAGTCACAGGAGCCACAGGAGCCGAGCACGAGCTGCTGGAGCACACGCGCCTGCTGCACCAGCACGACGCCGCGctggccgccgcgcgcgccgagCACAGCGACGCCAGGTGGGAGCACACAGTCACAGGAGCCACAGGAGCCGAGCACGAGCTGCTGGAGCACACGCGCCTGCTGCACCAGCACGACGCCGCGctggccgccgcgcgcgccgagCACAGCGACGCCAGGTGGGAGCACACAGTCACAGGAGCCACAGGAGCCGAGCACGAGCTGCTGGAGCACACGCGCCTGCTGCACCAGCACGACGCCGCGctggccgccgcgcgcgccgagCACAGCGACGCCAGGTGGGAGCACACAGTCACAGGAGCCACAGGAGCCGAGCACGAGCTGCTGGAGCACACGCGCCTGCTGCACCAGCACGACGCCGCGctggccgccgcgcgcgccgagCACAGCGACGCCAGGTGGGAGCACACAGTCACAGGAGCCACAGGAGCCGAGCACGAGCTGCTGGAGCACACGCGCCTGCTGCACCAGCACGACGCCGCGctggccgccgcgcgcgccgagCACAGCGACGCCAGGTGGGAGCACACAGTCACAGGAGCCACAGGAGCCGAGCACGAGCTGCTGGAGCACACGCGCCTGCTGCACCAGCACGACGCCGCGctggccgccgcgcgcgccgagCACAGCGACGCCAGGTGGGACATCCTAGCCTGGCTCCCGTGGGGAGTCCGCACTCGTAGGACCCACGCACCGATCACCCGGCAGGATTCCGAGCGAATCTTGCtatgttttttgttattttcaaccgacttcaaaaaaaggaggag GAAGGAACTGGAGCAGCTGCAGACGGAGCGAGGTCAGCTGTCGGAGCTCGGGGACAAACTGCGGGCCGCCAACGATCTCACGGAACAGCTGCTCGATGACAAG CGGCGGCTGGCGGCGGAGGCGGCTGAGCTTCGCGGGCGCGTGGGCGCGCTGCAGCAGGAGCTCGACAACAGCGAGAAGGTGCAGCAGGACTTCGTGCGCCTCTCGCAGTCGCTGCAG GTGCAGCTACAGCGCATCCGCGAGGCGGACACGGAGGTGCGCTGGCAGCACGACGATGACGTCAGCGAGTGCCCCGCCTGCCGCGCGCCGCTGCCCAACAACAAGAAGAAG GTGCACTGCCGGCACTGCGGACGCATCTTCTGCGCGGCGTGCGCGTCCCACCAGGTGCCCGCCGGCCCGCGCCGCACGCCCGCGCGCGTCTGCAGCGTGTGCCGCACGCTGCTGCAGCCACACACCGCGCCCTACTTCAGCACTGAGCCGCCGCACTCGCCCGCCTAA